A single genomic interval of Deltaproteobacteria bacterium harbors:
- a CDS encoding tetratricopeptide repeat protein: protein MTRDDDPSVTRRAGRPRKVGRPREGKPPIRGVETRAYGKAPGPKESIADELRRTPVQEAEEAGPEEVDRDLLRELGAMEGQTEELTVPAEERASHTGRHAAQVVAPPPEVDRRYWEERAARLEREAGAATSARRAAVLHYELGRLVEVNLGDEERALECYRASHHRWPGLGVNNRSFVRLLSRRGDHAGVVRVMDTELSGAPSAAERVAVLVDRALYRVAHLRDLAGARADLTRALEIDPEDPLAIEALTELARHEGDHDQTEALLRRQLRLCEDPALRSAYLCEVGRLREAAGDLEGAAGLFHSALNAAPTNQQALRALLRVARANRDYPVVAKLYESLGEAEDGPMAAAALWEASRYYAGRLRNAEMALRAVEQAAERAPDDLAVQQDLAQLLEREKKWAGLAVALQRSLELVGQGPDGGAIAFQLARVQVERLQDPDAAIGTLRTALRLDPRHMPARMLLARLYQRKGLHAELVALLADELALFTDPSHGAAIHYRIADLYETKLLNGAAAAEHYQEALRLQPGYRPAMRGVSRVYHTEGRYEELIATYERDLAQTTEREQKVAILRRIAELWETRLADPDAAVSAHERLLFLEPANLEALRALRRIYTLTGRWEHLVSVLRTEADQTHDRWRAVALLEEVAEVQEHELRDGPAALETHLAVLDRDPTHQPALMAAGRLLQRGGRHEQLLQLHRRELDHTEETAHRTWLLMKSGRLLLEQLQRPEEAAVCFAEALKGDLDRPAAADQLVRLYRQTGNHAELFQLLTRLPPAEVPAVQALHHRRLAELLQHGQRPALAVEHLRRAARVSEDDAAVQHLARLYAAVGDRQNLIAVHQLELKRARDPWERAFACTKLARLWSGDAHQLERAVEALDRVLELSPRNAIVLRQLEVLLARLQRWEALAAVLELTREPCEDQDYRQACAVVVAALREDRLDDLRGAAQSAVEVLVREPAHAEALATLERHARTSGQPEELAQVLGRYAKAAQTVPEQAAMLTAIASVHANGGQLKQALELFRLAAEQLPSYLPAVRGWHRAARASGDAASMARSLELEAEASLDLPRRSGCFFEAGRIWQLRVEDPLMAVAAYRRVLTVDPRHQGAISALTGLFTSRREHKELVTLLSQVAEAAPTVLEQRELLARIAELQRSRLQDTLGARRTIVRALELAPDDRALLTTLAELCRGGSDYKALAGVDRRLVRLTEDPVLLKALHFELGMIWDEKLPDPDRAAEEYRRVLELDPNDLGALTRLSRLLIKREAWQEAVAITEQLIQRDDDRNRVKDYHLQLAQIYADGFGDLRRAQEACRRALALDPGDLKGTEVMAVILRRQGDLRGLHAHLESSLTVHRARLDRDPFRIDSYQALLSVFGRQEAPDRVYVARSVLASVGAATEADRAYVKGRRSHAPLLPPRPVTNEEVEGQIVHPDGRGPLRLLLLGAEAALRRAVPHETLPTPRPSKLSARTDPELAELVHELCKALGGVTVQCFRTEGGLEQLRVEDTATPSLYLPRDVELSGPELRLRIARALARVRLRHLLALRHEPEDLGRLVAATLSVICASYSPPYPAAELEAWQAVLGRSLNRKQRAELETVALELGDRPLQPEQWVAAMRQSEDRLALVICGDVPAAVRMLLRDEGYQLRASASTPADVAAMAGPRLRHLLCFAVSEEHLTLRERLGIALPA, encoded by the coding sequence ATGACCCGCGACGACGATCCCTCGGTGACGCGGCGAGCGGGGCGACCGCGCAAGGTCGGCCGCCCTCGCGAAGGGAAGCCCCCCATTCGCGGCGTCGAGACGCGAGCGTACGGCAAGGCTCCCGGCCCGAAGGAATCGATCGCCGACGAACTGCGCCGGACTCCGGTCCAGGAAGCCGAGGAGGCTGGTCCGGAAGAGGTCGATCGCGACCTGCTGCGCGAGCTCGGCGCGATGGAGGGACAGACCGAGGAACTCACGGTCCCCGCCGAGGAGCGCGCTTCCCACACGGGACGGCACGCGGCACAGGTCGTCGCCCCTCCCCCCGAGGTAGATCGCCGGTACTGGGAGGAGCGTGCTGCTCGGCTCGAGCGCGAGGCCGGCGCGGCGACCTCGGCCCGGCGAGCGGCCGTCCTGCACTACGAGCTCGGCCGACTGGTCGAGGTCAACCTGGGGGACGAGGAACGGGCCCTCGAGTGCTACCGCGCGAGCCATCATCGGTGGCCCGGTCTCGGGGTGAACAACCGCTCGTTCGTCCGCCTGCTCTCGCGACGCGGGGACCACGCGGGGGTGGTGCGGGTCATGGATACCGAGCTCAGCGGCGCGCCCTCCGCCGCCGAGCGGGTCGCCGTCCTCGTCGACCGCGCGCTCTATCGGGTGGCCCACCTGCGCGACCTGGCGGGCGCCCGGGCGGATCTCACGCGGGCGCTAGAGATCGACCCCGAGGACCCCCTGGCCATCGAAGCCCTCACGGAGCTCGCGCGTCACGAGGGGGACCACGATCAGACCGAGGCGCTACTGCGACGGCAGCTTCGGCTCTGCGAGGACCCGGCGCTCCGGTCGGCGTACCTCTGCGAGGTCGGCCGGCTGCGCGAGGCCGCGGGTGATCTCGAGGGAGCCGCGGGACTCTTTCACAGCGCGCTCAACGCCGCCCCGACGAATCAGCAGGCGCTCCGGGCGCTGCTGCGCGTCGCGCGAGCCAACCGCGACTACCCCGTGGTCGCGAAGCTCTACGAGAGCCTCGGCGAGGCAGAGGACGGACCGATGGCCGCCGCCGCCCTGTGGGAGGCTTCGCGTTACTACGCCGGCCGACTGCGCAACGCCGAGATGGCCCTCCGGGCCGTCGAGCAGGCGGCCGAACGGGCGCCCGACGACCTCGCAGTCCAGCAGGACCTGGCGCAGCTCCTCGAGCGCGAGAAGAAGTGGGCCGGCCTGGCGGTGGCCCTGCAGAGGTCCCTCGAGCTCGTGGGGCAGGGCCCGGACGGTGGAGCCATCGCCTTCCAGCTCGCCCGCGTGCAGGTCGAGCGACTGCAGGACCCGGACGCGGCCATCGGCACCCTGCGGACCGCGCTTCGGCTGGACCCGCGGCATATGCCGGCGCGCATGCTCCTCGCGCGGCTCTATCAGCGCAAGGGGCTCCACGCGGAGCTCGTCGCGTTGCTCGCCGACGAGCTGGCGCTCTTCACCGACCCGAGTCACGGAGCGGCGATCCACTACCGCATCGCCGACCTCTACGAGACGAAGCTCCTGAACGGCGCGGCAGCGGCCGAGCACTATCAGGAGGCCCTGCGGCTCCAGCCCGGCTATCGCCCGGCGATGCGCGGAGTGAGCCGCGTGTACCACACGGAGGGCCGCTACGAGGAGCTGATCGCCACCTACGAACGCGACCTGGCGCAGACGACGGAGCGGGAGCAGAAGGTGGCGATCCTCCGGCGCATCGCCGAGCTCTGGGAAACGCGACTCGCCGACCCCGACGCCGCGGTGAGCGCGCACGAGCGGCTCCTCTTCCTCGAACCCGCGAACCTCGAGGCGCTACGAGCGCTGCGGCGCATCTACACGCTCACGGGACGCTGGGAGCACCTCGTGAGTGTCCTGCGGACGGAGGCCGATCAGACGCACGACCGGTGGCGTGCTGTCGCTCTGCTCGAGGAGGTGGCCGAGGTCCAGGAGCACGAGCTCAGGGACGGCCCGGCGGCGCTCGAGACGCATCTGGCTGTGCTGGACCGGGACCCGACGCACCAGCCAGCGCTCATGGCGGCGGGCCGCCTGCTCCAGCGCGGGGGGCGCCACGAGCAGCTCCTGCAGCTGCATCGTCGCGAGCTGGATCACACCGAGGAGACGGCGCACCGGACCTGGCTCCTGATGAAGAGCGGGAGGCTCCTGCTCGAGCAGCTCCAGCGCCCCGAGGAAGCTGCCGTCTGCTTCGCCGAAGCGCTCAAGGGGGACCTCGACCGGCCAGCCGCGGCCGACCAGCTCGTGCGGCTCTACCGGCAGACCGGGAACCACGCCGAGCTCTTCCAGCTCCTCACGCGCCTGCCTCCCGCCGAGGTCCCGGCGGTGCAGGCTCTGCACCACCGACGGCTCGCCGAGCTCCTGCAGCACGGTCAACGGCCCGCGCTGGCGGTCGAGCACCTCCGCCGCGCCGCACGGGTCTCCGAGGACGACGCGGCGGTTCAGCACCTGGCCCGCCTCTACGCCGCCGTGGGGGACCGGCAGAACCTCATCGCGGTGCACCAGCTCGAGCTGAAACGGGCGCGGGACCCCTGGGAGCGGGCGTTCGCCTGCACGAAGCTGGCGCGGCTGTGGAGCGGCGACGCGCATCAGCTCGAGCGCGCCGTGGAAGCCCTGGACCGGGTGCTCGAGCTGTCGCCGCGCAACGCCATCGTGCTCCGGCAGCTCGAGGTCCTGCTCGCGCGCCTTCAGCGCTGGGAGGCGCTCGCCGCGGTGCTCGAGCTCACCCGCGAGCCGTGCGAGGACCAGGACTACCGGCAGGCCTGTGCCGTGGTGGTGGCCGCGCTGCGCGAGGACCGCCTCGACGATCTTCGCGGCGCCGCGCAGAGCGCCGTCGAAGTGCTCGTGCGCGAGCCCGCCCACGCCGAGGCCCTCGCCACCCTCGAGCGCCACGCGAGGACCAGCGGGCAACCGGAGGAGCTCGCGCAGGTGCTCGGACGGTACGCGAAGGCCGCTCAGACGGTGCCCGAGCAGGCCGCGATGCTCACCGCCATCGCGTCGGTTCACGCCAACGGGGGCCAGCTGAAACAGGCGCTCGAGCTCTTCCGCCTGGCCGCAGAGCAGCTCCCGAGCTACCTGCCCGCGGTTCGTGGGTGGCACCGCGCGGCGCGGGCGAGCGGCGACGCGGCGAGCATGGCGCGCTCGCTCGAACTCGAAGCCGAGGCCAGCCTCGACCTGCCGAGGCGATCCGGCTGCTTCTTCGAAGCGGGCCGCATCTGGCAGCTCCGGGTGGAGGACCCCCTCATGGCGGTCGCGGCGTACCGGCGCGTGCTGACCGTGGACCCGAGGCATCAGGGGGCGATCAGCGCCCTCACTGGGCTCTTCACCTCGCGACGCGAGCACAAGGAGCTCGTGACGCTCCTCAGCCAGGTGGCGGAAGCGGCTCCCACAGTACTCGAACAGCGCGAGCTCCTCGCGCGAATCGCCGAGCTGCAACGCAGTCGTCTGCAGGACACTCTCGGGGCTCGAAGGACGATCGTGAGAGCGCTCGAGCTGGCCCCGGACGACCGAGCGCTCCTGACCACTCTCGCGGAGCTCTGCCGTGGGGGCAGCGACTACAAGGCGCTCGCCGGGGTAGACCGTCGTCTGGTGCGCCTCACCGAGGACCCCGTGCTGCTCAAGGCGCTCCACTTCGAGCTGGGCATGATCTGGGACGAGAAGCTCCCCGACCCCGATCGAGCCGCCGAAGAATACCGTCGCGTGCTGGAGCTCGACCCGAACGACCTCGGCGCGCTCACGCGCCTGAGCCGCCTGCTCATCAAGCGCGAGGCGTGGCAGGAGGCGGTGGCCATCACCGAGCAGCTCATCCAGCGCGACGACGACCGCAACCGCGTGAAGGACTACCACCTGCAGCTCGCGCAGATCTACGCCGACGGCTTCGGAGACCTTCGTCGCGCGCAGGAGGCGTGCCGGCGCGCCCTGGCCCTCGACCCCGGGGACCTCAAGGGGACGGAGGTGATGGCGGTTATTCTCCGGCGCCAGGGTGACCTGCGCGGCCTACACGCCCACCTCGAGTCGAGTCTGACCGTGCACCGGGCCCGACTCGACCGGGATCCGTTCCGCATCGATTCGTACCAGGCGCTGCTCAGCGTCTTCGGCCGCCAGGAGGCGCCGGACCGGGTCTACGTGGCGCGGAGCGTCCTGGCCTCCGTCGGCGCTGCGACCGAGGCCGACCGCGCGTACGTGAAGGGGCGGCGCTCCCACGCACCGCTGCTCCCCCCCCGGCCGGTGACGAACGAGGAGGTGGAGGGCCAGATCGTACACCCCGACGGGCGCGGCCCGCTGCGGCTCCTGCTCCTCGGCGCCGAGGCCGCGCTCCGCAGGGCGGTGCCGCACGAGACGCTCCCCACCCCTCGACCCAGCAAGCTCTCTGCGCGGACCGACCCGGAGCTGGCGGAGCTCGTGCACGAGCTCTGCAAGGCGCTCGGGGGGGTGACGGTGCAGTGCTTCCGCACCGAAGGGGGCCTCGAACAGCTGCGCGTCGAGGATACCGCGACCCCCAGCCTCTACCTGCCGCGCGACGTGGAGCTGTCGGGGCCGGAGCTGCGCCTCCGCATCGCGCGGGCGCTGGCGCGCGTCCGGCTGCGGCACCTGCTCGCCTTGCGGCACGAGCCGGAGGACCTCGGCCGGCTGGTCGCGGCGACGCTCTCGGTCATCTGCGCCAGCTACTCGCCCCCCTACCCCGCTGCCGAGCTCGAAGCCTGGCAAGCGGTGCTCGGGCGGTCCCTGAACCGCAAGCAGCGCGCCGAACTGGAGACCGTGGCGCTCGAGCTCGGCGACCGCCCGCTGCAGCCGGAGCAGTGGGTCGCCGCCATGCGCCAGAGCGAGGACCGCCTGGCGCTCGTGATCTGTGGCGACGTGCCCGCCGCCGTCCGGATGCTCCTCCGCGACGAGGGGTATCAGCTGCGGGCCTCCGCGAGTACGCCAGCAGATGTCGCGGCCATGGCGGGGCCCAGGCTGCGCCACCTCCTCTGTTTCGCGGTCAGCGAGGAGCACCTGACGCTCCGGGAGCGGCTGGGGATCGCCTTGCCCGCCTGA
- a CDS encoding tetratricopeptide repeat protein, whose protein sequence is MPGPKLEPLGGFRLDVWCDPKEEFTALKAELVASTDDTRRSALLLYELGRIALAEGQEVNAAQYLLKAYTLRPQFRPTLRLARQLYRHRDAHVLALKLLDAEARATRDPLTRGSLLRQQARLVWTQMGDLGRAREILEEAQRLDPADVATLKLLELFSSIDGDAAGRQATVLRLIEGMADERLRVALLVDLGFLAAETDPATAVQSLAAADRASPGELVVLVALEQLHEQARQYVDQARVLERQADLPGLPPALAARLLARAARLYREVVGDADAAVRAFRRSLELAPDFGVAADAFELLWLGERPAEAAEVGELLFSLERHPGFAAGLACHVADLYRLSLGRADAAAVWYRRALETAPSYQPALEGLAQILEATGQVDELLAVHRAELLAVTDPRARAQRLFRVAVLLERHGRTNEALEAHREAVTAWPGYQASVTALERLFTRLERWEELLQLYDQELSHELDAQRRIHLFETMASVWYHHLQQPEQAIDCYLRALALAPTDLGMLRAAARLCAEALRWHDLAELTEREVELIGDSQRRTELLHRIGEIWEDQLLDLDQAVACYRRALAVSPEYLPSLRALGRIYRQRGHWRELIEMHEAEILASTDPDQISSLYYAVAQIYEEELLDEARAAETYRVLLDRQPDYHPAIAALARLLERRGEWAELTVLLEGTLDGAADGRAKALRLWQIGALKEERLGDPSEALRDYFRSLRLCPTLAPPQASVARLLEEQGDHSQLFEHLGTSLEHATSPRQRSSLCLQLADLADRHAGQPRKAAQLYERAMESEPNVWTLWSVLQLYQRLELRRETIDTLERLAGTVRDDRAAAELELRVGRLREEFGYGDPVPHYAKSLGLKSGRIYAQRAMERLLRDAGAAAELADLLLGRIQATKEPFELACLWTELAEVQLRLGQPGPAEQAYREALEHSKGHWSALHGLELLCEDQGRWAELAELAELEGQSLESSDASADAFSRAAELYEERLGEPDRAIPLYQTVLQLQPEHPRAFRRLQELLRAREDWEGLAALLQGQIAATQDTTELLPLYVELGRLLLEQLQQRQKGIACLRRVLEIDPYHVFALVTLGDLYFERHELAKAESAYSQAEGLVGDAEERLRLRRRLGELYTELGQPRAALDALLRAAQEVRGVDPWLLRQTVEAAAAACDYRAQVAALERLADHAEDEAERIRLRKELAELAEERLEDDERAVSALQEVLVLDPLDLEATERLAAIHGRRGNRSAVAEHLQAAVAHHRAELARRPFDDRLYHQMARIFRWQRQFDRLYCACVVLERLGALDEVEHQFLVDHRTRCGELATGGLSPERYLQLVVPHEARGALRDLLQTAGPSLQRIVATDPERYGISRHDRVAEDDPLHEECASLARLVGSPAYELWTSPGDPELVTVEMFAKPALILGSRLAAGPLGAGTRYRLGRALFFLSEHALILRDRSVREIRGLLATLIRVALPDQAEAQPGAEDAEYQAEEVKRIAKLLGRKDRRILAQAIEPIVQALPTVNAGSFARALSCGANRAGLLAAGDPQLGLEEAAALMGNVTSAELGDLLQYVVSEEYFAARQEVGLAPAEGTRR, encoded by the coding sequence GTGCCGGGCCCTAAGCTCGAGCCCCTGGGGGGCTTCCGCCTGGACGTGTGGTGCGACCCCAAGGAGGAGTTCACGGCGCTCAAGGCCGAGCTCGTGGCGAGCACCGACGATACGCGTCGTTCCGCGCTCCTCCTCTACGAGCTGGGGCGCATCGCGCTCGCCGAGGGGCAGGAGGTCAACGCCGCGCAGTACCTGCTCAAGGCGTACACGCTGCGGCCGCAGTTCCGCCCGACCCTGCGCCTGGCGCGCCAGCTCTACCGACATCGCGATGCGCACGTCCTGGCGCTGAAGCTCCTCGACGCCGAGGCGCGCGCAACACGGGATCCCCTCACCCGAGGCTCGCTCCTCCGGCAGCAGGCGCGGCTCGTCTGGACGCAGATGGGAGATCTCGGTCGGGCCCGCGAGATCCTCGAGGAGGCCCAGCGGCTCGACCCGGCCGACGTGGCGACCCTGAAGCTCCTCGAGCTCTTCTCGTCGATCGACGGGGATGCGGCGGGCCGGCAGGCCACCGTGTTGCGACTGATCGAAGGTATGGCGGACGAACGGCTCCGCGTCGCCCTGCTCGTGGACCTCGGTTTCCTGGCCGCCGAGACGGACCCGGCGACCGCGGTGCAGTCGCTCGCGGCGGCGGACCGGGCGTCTCCCGGCGAGCTCGTGGTCCTCGTCGCGCTCGAGCAGCTCCACGAGCAGGCCCGGCAGTACGTCGATCAGGCGCGGGTCCTCGAGCGCCAGGCCGACCTGCCGGGTCTTCCGCCGGCGCTCGCCGCGCGACTCCTCGCGCGCGCGGCTCGGCTCTACCGAGAGGTCGTGGGGGACGCGGACGCCGCGGTCCGCGCCTTTCGCCGGTCGCTCGAGCTGGCCCCCGATTTCGGCGTGGCGGCCGATGCCTTCGAGTTGCTCTGGCTCGGCGAGCGCCCTGCGGAGGCGGCCGAGGTGGGGGAGCTCCTCTTCTCCCTCGAGCGGCACCCGGGCTTCGCGGCGGGGCTCGCGTGTCACGTCGCCGACCTGTACCGGCTCTCGCTCGGCCGCGCCGACGCGGCGGCGGTCTGGTACCGGCGCGCCCTCGAGACGGCGCCGTCCTATCAGCCCGCGCTCGAAGGGCTGGCGCAGATCCTCGAGGCCACCGGCCAGGTCGACGAGCTCCTCGCGGTGCACCGGGCGGAGCTCCTCGCCGTCACCGATCCGCGGGCTCGCGCCCAGCGGCTCTTTCGCGTGGCGGTGCTCCTCGAAAGGCACGGGCGGACGAACGAGGCCCTCGAGGCGCACCGCGAGGCGGTGACGGCCTGGCCCGGCTACCAGGCCTCGGTCACCGCCCTCGAGCGGCTCTTCACCCGCCTCGAGCGCTGGGAGGAACTGCTGCAGCTCTACGACCAGGAGCTGTCGCACGAGCTGGACGCGCAGCGCCGCATTCATCTCTTCGAGACGATGGCCTCGGTCTGGTACCACCACCTGCAGCAACCCGAGCAGGCCATCGACTGTTACCTGCGCGCCCTGGCCCTCGCGCCAACGGACCTTGGCATGCTGCGCGCCGCCGCCCGACTCTGTGCCGAGGCGCTCCGGTGGCACGACCTTGCCGAGCTCACCGAACGCGAGGTCGAGCTCATCGGCGACTCCCAGCGGCGAACCGAGCTGCTCCACCGGATCGGCGAGATCTGGGAGGACCAGCTCCTCGATCTGGATCAGGCGGTCGCGTGCTACCGACGCGCTCTCGCCGTCAGCCCGGAGTATCTCCCCTCGCTTCGCGCGCTCGGCCGGATCTACCGTCAGCGGGGGCACTGGCGCGAGCTCATCGAGATGCACGAGGCGGAGATCCTCGCCTCCACGGACCCGGACCAGATCTCGTCCCTCTACTACGCCGTGGCCCAGATCTACGAGGAGGAACTGCTCGACGAGGCGCGCGCCGCCGAGACGTACCGCGTGCTGCTGGACCGCCAGCCGGACTACCACCCCGCCATCGCCGCCCTCGCCCGCTTGCTCGAGCGCCGCGGCGAATGGGCGGAGCTCACGGTGCTGCTGGAGGGCACCCTCGACGGCGCGGCCGACGGACGTGCCAAGGCTCTGCGCCTCTGGCAGATCGGCGCGCTCAAAGAGGAGCGCCTGGGAGATCCGTCGGAGGCGCTCAGGGACTACTTCCGGTCGCTGCGCCTCTGTCCCACGCTCGCGCCACCGCAGGCCAGCGTGGCGAGGCTGCTCGAGGAGCAGGGCGACCACTCCCAGCTCTTCGAGCACCTCGGCACCTCGCTCGAGCACGCGACCTCGCCGCGGCAGCGCTCGAGCCTCTGCCTGCAGCTCGCGGACCTGGCCGACCGTCACGCGGGGCAGCCGCGGAAGGCGGCGCAGCTCTACGAGCGCGCGATGGAGAGCGAGCCGAACGTCTGGACCCTCTGGTCCGTCTTGCAGCTCTATCAGCGGCTCGAGCTTCGTCGGGAAACCATCGACACTCTCGAGCGCCTGGCCGGGACGGTGCGGGACGACCGGGCTGCGGCCGAGCTCGAGCTTCGCGTCGGACGCCTGCGAGAGGAGTTCGGCTACGGCGACCCCGTCCCGCACTACGCGAAGTCTCTGGGCCTGAAGTCGGGGCGGATCTACGCCCAGAGGGCCATGGAGCGGCTGCTGCGGGACGCCGGTGCGGCCGCCGAACTGGCCGACCTGCTCCTTGGCAGGATCCAGGCCACCAAGGAGCCCTTCGAGCTGGCCTGCCTCTGGACCGAGCTGGCGGAGGTGCAGCTGCGGCTGGGCCAGCCGGGGCCCGCGGAGCAGGCCTACCGCGAGGCGCTGGAGCACAGCAAGGGGCACTGGAGCGCCCTGCACGGCCTAGAGCTGCTGTGCGAGGACCAGGGGCGGTGGGCCGAGCTCGCAGAGCTGGCCGAGCTCGAGGGCCAGAGCCTCGAGTCCTCCGACGCGAGCGCTGACGCGTTCTCTCGCGCCGCGGAGCTCTACGAGGAGCGGCTCGGGGAACCGGATCGGGCCATCCCGCTCTACCAGACGGTCCTGCAGCTCCAGCCCGAGCACCCGCGTGCCTTCCGTCGACTCCAGGAGCTCCTGCGGGCCCGGGAGGACTGGGAGGGACTCGCCGCGCTCCTGCAGGGGCAGATCGCCGCCACGCAGGACACGACCGAGCTGTTGCCGCTGTACGTCGAGCTCGGCCGCCTGCTCCTCGAACAGCTCCAGCAACGCCAGAAGGGGATCGCCTGCCTGCGGCGCGTGCTCGAGATCGACCCCTACCACGTCTTCGCCCTGGTGACGCTCGGGGACCTCTACTTCGAGAGGCACGAGCTGGCGAAGGCCGAGTCGGCCTACAGCCAGGCCGAGGGGCTGGTCGGCGACGCCGAAGAGCGACTGCGTCTGCGCAGGAGGCTCGGCGAGCTCTACACCGAGCTCGGGCAGCCACGCGCGGCGCTCGATGCGCTGCTGCGGGCCGCCCAGGAGGTGCGCGGGGTGGATCCGTGGCTCCTGCGCCAGACGGTGGAGGCGGCCGCCGCGGCGTGCGACTACCGCGCGCAGGTGGCAGCGCTCGAGCGACTCGCCGACCACGCCGAGGACGAGGCGGAGCGCATTCGTCTGCGCAAGGAACTGGCCGAGTTGGCCGAGGAGCGCCTCGAGGACGACGAGCGCGCGGTCTCGGCGCTGCAGGAGGTGCTCGTCCTGGACCCCCTGGACCTCGAGGCGACCGAGCGGCTGGCGGCGATCCACGGCCGCAGGGGTAACCGGTCGGCGGTGGCCGAGCATCTCCAGGCGGCGGTCGCGCACCACCGGGCGGAGCTCGCGCGACGTCCCTTCGACGATCGCCTCTACCACCAGATGGCGCGCATCTTCCGCTGGCAACGGCAGTTCGATCGGCTCTACTGCGCTTGCGTGGTGCTCGAACGCCTCGGAGCCCTCGACGAGGTCGAACACCAGTTTCTCGTCGACCACCGGACGCGCTGTGGAGAGCTGGCGACGGGTGGGTTGTCGCCGGAACGCTACCTCCAGCTCGTCGTCCCCCACGAGGCGCGGGGCGCCCTGCGCGACCTCTTGCAGACGGCCGGGCCGAGCCTCCAGCGCATCGTGGCGACCGACCCGGAGCGGTACGGCATCTCGCGGCACGACCGCGTCGCCGAGGACGATCCGCTCCACGAGGAGTGCGCGAGCCTCGCCCGCCTCGTCGGGAGCCCGGCCTACGAGCTCTGGACCTCCCCCGGAGACCCCGAGCTCGTCACCGTGGAGATGTTCGCCAAGCCGGCGCTGATCCTCGGCAGCCGCCTCGCCGCGGGCCCTCTCGGCGCCGGGACCCGCTACCGTCTCGGGCGCGCCCTCTTCTTTCTGTCGGAGCACGCGCTCATCTTGCGCGATCGTTCGGTGCGCGAGATCCGGGGGCTGCTCGCCACGCTGATCCGCGTCGCGCTCCCGGACCAGGCGGAGGCGCAGCCGGGCGCGGAGGACGCGGAGTACCAGGCGGAGGAGGTGAAGCGCATCGCGAAGCTCCTCGGTCGGAAGGACCGACGGATCCTCGCCCAGGCGATCGAGCCCATCGTGCAGGCGCTCCCCACCGTGAACGCCGGGAGCTTCGCGCGCGCGCTCAGCTGCGGCGCGAACCGGGCGGGCCTGCTCGCGGCGGGAGATCCGCAGCTCGGCCTGGAGGAGGCCGCCGCGCTGATGGGGAACGTGACCAGCGCCGAGCTCGGAGACCTGCTGCAGTACGTGGTGAGCGAGGAGTACTTCGCCGCGCGGCAGGAGGTTGGGCTGGCTCCGGCAGAGGGGACGCGACGATGA
- a CDS encoding sigma-70 family RNA polymerase sigma factor: MTGELGQSMEGTSVIAVTPEDLVAELEATFAAWAQRAYWIALDISGEPEEARDAVQDAWVLARSSLPRFRHDAAMHTWLLRIVVNRALKALRRRRIRVRLSHLLPGVVAPPVSTSPGPEELLQMAEQAARVRTALAGLAAQQRAAFVLRHVHGLSVPEVAQTLGVSPGTTKTHLLRAVKRLRSTLEESP, encoded by the coding sequence ATGACGGGCGAGCTCGGCCAATCGATGGAGGGGACCTCGGTGATCGCCGTCACGCCGGAGGACCTCGTCGCGGAGCTCGAAGCGACCTTCGCCGCGTGGGCCCAGCGTGCCTATTGGATCGCCCTCGATATCAGCGGCGAGCCGGAGGAGGCGCGGGACGCGGTGCAGGACGCCTGGGTGCTGGCGCGCAGCTCCCTCCCCCGCTTTCGGCACGACGCAGCCATGCACACCTGGCTGCTGCGTATCGTCGTCAACCGTGCCTTGAAGGCTCTGCGGCGGCGGCGGATACGGGTTCGGCTGTCACATCTCCTGCCCGGTGTCGTGGCGCCACCGGTCTCGACGTCTCCGGGCCCCGAGGAGCTGCTCCAGATGGCGGAGCAGGCGGCGCGGGTGCGGACGGCGCTGGCGGGGTTGGCGGCCCAGCAGCGCGCGGCCTTCGTGCTGCGGCACGTGCACGGTCTCTCGGTCCCCGAGGTCGCGCAGACGCTGGGCGTGTCGCCTGGCACCACGAAGACGCACCTCTTGCGCGCGGTCAAACGACTGCGCTCGACGTTGGAGGAGTCCCCATGA
- a CDS encoding periplasmic heavy metal sensor — protein MHRTLGGMSLTLVLLASASTGWAQPGPPPAPHGGGGPGHGLLRVASQVGLSPQQLAQIRKIAFAAQRQMIPLEAQLRAARLDLWELMESDSVPSDDKVGALVEKVTRAEGQVKKQRLLMMLHIRRLMSKPQWEKLRGLLPGRGHRWMKRGPGGGHGMGPDDNF, from the coding sequence ATGCATCGCACGCTAGGTGGAATGTCGCTCACGCTCGTCCTCTTGGCATCCGCAAGCACGGGGTGGGCCCAACCCGGTCCCCCGCCGGCGCCGCACGGCGGAGGGGGGCCGGGACACGGACTGCTTCGCGTCGCGTCGCAGGTCGGACTGAGTCCGCAGCAGCTGGCGCAGATCCGGAAGATCGCGTTCGCCGCGCAGCGGCAGATGATCCCCCTCGAGGCGCAGCTTCGAGCGGCCCGCCTCGACCTCTGGGAGCTGATGGAGTCCGACAGCGTGCCGAGCGACGACAAGGTGGGGGCGCTGGTGGAGAAGGTGACTCGCGCGGAAGGGCAGGTGAAGAAGCAGCGGCTGCTGATGATGCTGCACATCCGGCGCCTGATGAGCAAGCCGCAGTGGGAAAAGCTCCGCGGGCTGCTCCCCGGGCGGGGCCACCGCTGGATGAAGCGAGGGCCCGGCGGCGGTCACGGGATGGGACCCGACGACAACTTCTGA